In one window of Verrucomicrobiia bacterium DNA:
- a CDS encoding acyltransferase, with protein MVPSQTEASLGVIPRSRYQPQLDGLRAVAVLVILLDHNYTPVAEFLHLGLLGVRLFFVMSGYLITHTLLGLRKKIEARSLLLTSAFTDFYARRFLRILPAYYVAIALGVILGFPQVQGSLIWPLTFLTNFWISLRGEWPPMVSHFWSIAVQEQFYLLWPCIILIVSRTYLWATMIGFVLSALIFRATCITWEIPLITRWVLPFGCLDSLVIGAMISYAKQTWQPTRYHFWIKSKGAVAAAILCIVTAHFLRGGNPETPLIAMKETLEALALACFLAYAVDGFSGWLGKCLANPVLVSMGRMSYGIYLYHVLILAGLKPFLTPLLSALPKYEWIQAVILCFATWSVAALSWYGLENPMSQLRKYFITTTDKNSKKL; from the coding sequence ATGGTTCCCTCTCAAACTGAGGCTTCTTTAGGAGTCATCCCTCGCTCGCGTTATCAACCTCAACTGGATGGTTTGCGAGCAGTCGCTGTCTTAGTGATCCTGTTAGATCACAATTACACTCCTGTGGCCGAGTTTTTGCATTTGGGTCTTTTAGGTGTCAGACTTTTTTTTGTGATGAGCGGTTATCTGATTACCCACACACTTTTAGGATTAAGAAAAAAAATAGAGGCTCGCTCTCTTCTATTAACAAGTGCCTTTACTGATTTTTATGCGCGTCGCTTTCTCCGTATTCTACCGGCTTATTATGTTGCGATCGCTTTGGGTGTGATTCTGGGTTTTCCTCAAGTGCAAGGGTCATTGATATGGCCATTAACTTTTTTGACCAATTTTTGGATTTCCCTACGTGGCGAATGGCCTCCAATGGTTTCACATTTTTGGTCCATTGCTGTGCAAGAACAATTTTACTTGTTATGGCCTTGTATCATTTTAATTGTTTCACGAACTTATTTGTGGGCAACTATGATTGGCTTTGTCTTAAGCGCTTTAATCTTCCGCGCGACTTGCATCACATGGGAAATTCCTTTAATTACGCGCTGGGTTTTACCCTTTGGCTGTCTCGATTCGCTGGTAATTGGCGCCATGATTAGCTACGCCAAACAAACTTGGCAACCAACCCGCTATCATTTCTGGATTAAATCTAAAGGAGCGGTTGCGGCAGCCATTCTTTGCATTGTAACCGCTCATTTTTTAAGAGGCGGCAATCCCGAAACTCCGCTCATTGCAATGAAAGAAACTTTAGAAGCCCTGGCCTTAGCCTGTTTTTTAGCTTATGCCGTCGACGGTTTTTCCGGATGGTTGGGCAAATGTTTAGCCAATCCTGTTTTGGTTTCTATGGGAAGAATGAGTTACGGCATTTATCTTTATCACGTTCTTATTTTAGCAGGTCTTAAACCTTTCTTAACTCCACTACTTTCAGCACTACCTAAATACGAATGGATACAAGCCGTGATTCTTTGTTTTGCCACTTGGAGTGTTGCTGCATTATCGTGGTATGGATTAGAAAATCCTATGAGCCAATTAAGAAAATATTTTATTACTACAACCGATAAAAATTCTAAAAAACTTTAA
- a CDS encoding tetratricopeptide repeat protein, producing MSSTPKKEAAVHLEDLEGSFFWEKYKLWIIALIFVGLAAAIFYTYARVTKASLNTKAQQFFDVQETTEDLQKVVDQYPGTPASAQALLFMGGKFYYDQKWDKAINAYTKFLQLFPQHDFAPNALMGLGAVYEAKGELDLALAQYKKVFEQFPQSYRAAEARLAVGQVYERQGMKAQAKQTYESIPAAYPQSVWRNFAAEQLKRLESEKKSS from the coding sequence ATGAGTTCGACACCTAAAAAAGAAGCTGCAGTCCATTTGGAAGATCTGGAAGGAAGTTTTTTCTGGGAAAAATATAAGTTATGGATTATTGCACTTATTTTTGTCGGATTGGCTGCTGCTATTTTTTATACTTATGCGCGTGTGACTAAGGCGTCGCTCAATACCAAGGCACAGCAATTTTTTGATGTACAAGAAACTACGGAAGATTTGCAAAAGGTAGTGGATCAATATCCGGGCACACCGGCTTCGGCTCAGGCGTTGCTTTTTATGGGTGGAAAATTTTACTACGATCAAAAATGGGATAAAGCAATCAATGCTTATACAAAATTTTTGCAGCTTTTTCCTCAGCACGATTTTGCGCCAAATGCCTTGATGGGGTTGGGAGCCGTTTATGAAGCAAAGGGAGAATTAGACTTGGCGTTGGCTCAATACAAAAAGGTATTTGAACAATTTCCTCAATCGTATCGGGCGGCGGAAGCGCGCCTGGCGGTAGGTCAGGTTTATGAAAGGCAAGGAATGAAAGCACAGGCTAAACAAACGTATGAAAGCATTCCCGCTGCTTACCCCCAGAGCGTGTGGCGCAATTTTGCGGCAGAACAGCTCAAGCGATTGGAATCCGAAAAAAAATCGAGTTAA
- the mqnC gene encoding dehypoxanthine futalosine cyclase — MIASITEIRDKVLAGDRITVSEARSLYDLSLPELGFLASERKRQKKENAYEGRGDRIVTYIIDRNINYTNVCNVYCKFCAFYRTEKDDDHYVLSPEQIGEKIQELVEIGGTQILMQGGHHPKLNLDYYLDLLRYIKTHFPAINIHGFSPPEFNHFAEVFQLPLEEVIRLFKEAGLGSIPGGGGEILVDRVRQRIAPLKCDSENWLRVMDIAHGLGLNSSATMMFGHVETVEDRLEHLAKLRDQQDKTGGFTAFICWTFQPDHTKLKAQPVGSHEYLRMQALSRIFLDNFDNVQSSWVTQGPQIGQIALQFGANDFGSVMMEENVVSSAGTTFRLNADEMKRLISEMDYEPHQRDNWYRLLN; from the coding sequence ATGATTGCGTCAATTACCGAGATTCGAGATAAAGTGCTAGCGGGCGATCGCATCACTGTTTCTGAAGCGCGATCGCTCTATGATTTGTCTTTGCCGGAGTTGGGTTTTTTGGCCTCGGAAAGAAAACGTCAAAAAAAAGAAAACGCTTATGAAGGTCGCGGCGATCGCATTGTGACTTATATTATTGATCGCAATATTAATTATACCAATGTTTGTAATGTCTACTGTAAATTTTGCGCTTTTTATCGCACGGAAAAAGACGATGACCATTATGTGTTAAGCCCGGAACAAATCGGCGAAAAAATTCAGGAACTAGTTGAAATCGGGGGAACACAAATTTTGATGCAGGGCGGACATCATCCCAAATTAAATTTGGATTATTATCTGGATTTATTGCGTTATATTAAAACACATTTTCCTGCGATTAATATTCATGGTTTTTCACCGCCGGAATTTAATCATTTTGCCGAAGTGTTCCAGTTGCCATTAGAAGAGGTCATTCGTTTGTTCAAAGAAGCGGGTTTGGGTTCGATTCCGGGCGGTGGTGGCGAAATTTTGGTGGATCGTGTGCGACAACGTATTGCGCCATTAAAATGTGATTCAGAGAATTGGTTGCGCGTGATGGATATTGCGCATGGGTTAGGATTGAATTCCAGTGCGACTATGATGTTCGGTCATGTGGAAACGGTTGAAGATCGTTTGGAGCATTTGGCTAAGCTACGAGATCAACAAGATAAAACGGGTGGTTTTACAGCATTTATTTGTTGGACCTTTCAACCGGATCATACCAAATTGAAAGCGCAACCTGTGGGTTCTCACGAATATCTTCGCATGCAAGCTTTGAGCCGAATTTTCCTCGATAATTTTGATAACGTTCAATCCTCTTGGGTCACGCAAGGACCGCAGATTGGTCAAATTGCGTTACAATTTGGCGCCAACGATTTTGGGTCAGTGATGATGGAAGAAAATGTGGTTTCGAGTGCGGGCACCACATTTCGCTTAAACGCAGATGAAATGAAACGGTTAATTAGCGAAATGGATTACGAACCGCATCAACGCGATAATTGGTATCGATTGCTGAATTAG
- a CDS encoding menaquinone biosynthesis protein, which produces MKARVGSVPYLNAKPLTEGLDAVIYEVPSRLAECLRRGELDAALVPILEVLEWPNYEIVEGCAIGSEREVKSVFLTYPLHEKVRIATDIESKTSVALAKIILEKDLNFKAQWVEPEEKFEAQLMIGDRALNFRKNYPQTPVLDLAQAWYQKRQLPFVFAVWAIRSEFQEKQALAERLRETKEKGVKQVEKYTASIEEEIYLKKNISYELGVLEKKAILRFQEELLSLGLIKERLALHWL; this is translated from the coding sequence GTGAAAGCTCGTGTTGGATCCGTCCCTTATTTAAATGCCAAACCTTTAACCGAAGGGTTGGATGCGGTGATTTATGAAGTGCCTTCGCGTCTGGCTGAGTGTTTGAGAAGGGGAGAGTTGGATGCCGCTCTGGTTCCAATTTTGGAAGTGTTGGAATGGCCCAATTATGAGATAGTGGAAGGATGCGCCATTGGCAGTGAGCGGGAGGTGAAATCTGTTTTTTTAACTTATCCTTTGCATGAAAAAGTTCGTATCGCTACGGATATTGAATCGAAAACTTCTGTAGCACTGGCAAAAATTATACTGGAAAAAGATTTGAATTTTAAGGCGCAATGGGTCGAACCGGAAGAAAAGTTTGAAGCGCAACTCATGATTGGTGATCGAGCTTTAAATTTTCGCAAAAATTATCCGCAAACGCCTGTTTTGGATTTGGCGCAGGCTTGGTATCAAAAACGTCAACTTCCTTTTGTGTTTGCGGTTTGGGCAATTCGTTCTGAATTTCAAGAAAAACAAGCGTTGGCAGAAAGATTAAGAGAGACAAAAGAAAAAGGAGTCAAACAGGTCGAGAAATATACGGCAAGTATTGAGGAAGAAATTTATTTAAAGAAAAATATTTCTTACGAGTTGGGAGTGCTTGAAAAAAAGGCAATTTTGCGATTTCAAGAAGAGCTATTATCGTTAGGATTAATAAAAGAACGTTTGGCTTTGCATTGGTTATGA
- the mqnE gene encoding aminofutalosine synthase MqnE: MEKLIRQAGLEKVAEKIFSQQRLNPEEALQLYDCNDLQVLGFLANAVRVRKNGNIATYLKNRYINYSNICILSCQFCSFARKKREPGAFEYAIDEMVKMAEEAVKEGATELHIVGGLHPTLSWNYYLEMLRALKSVSFELHLKIFTAIEIRHLAERVAKKSIRETLAILREHGLGSLTGGGAEIFDPVIRDKICRGKETAEEWLEVHRIWHEMEGRSTCTMLYGHVENKKQRVDHLHRLRRLQDETGGFTGFIPLPFQPEDNELSYVQKTSGYEDLKNLAVCRLYLDNIPHVTAYWIGFGVSLAQVALSYGADDLHGTIMEEKIFHMAGASSPQALTESKLRQLIQETGREPRQRDSFYRLVGREPNKEVVAA; the protein is encoded by the coding sequence ATGGAAAAGTTGATTCGACAGGCGGGTTTGGAAAAAGTGGCGGAGAAGATTTTTTCTCAACAACGTTTAAATCCCGAAGAAGCGTTGCAATTATACGATTGCAATGATCTTCAAGTTTTAGGTTTTTTAGCGAACGCAGTGCGGGTTAGAAAAAATGGCAATATTGCGACTTATCTCAAAAATCGTTACATTAATTATTCCAATATTTGCATTTTGAGTTGTCAATTTTGCTCTTTTGCTCGGAAAAAGCGTGAGCCAGGCGCTTTTGAATATGCCATTGATGAAATGGTCAAGATGGCTGAAGAAGCTGTAAAAGAAGGAGCGACGGAATTGCATATTGTGGGTGGGCTGCATCCCACTTTATCTTGGAATTATTATTTGGAAATGTTGCGTGCTTTAAAATCGGTTTCTTTTGAGTTGCATTTAAAAATCTTTACAGCAATCGAGATTCGTCATTTGGCGGAGCGGGTAGCCAAAAAATCGATTCGCGAAACTTTAGCAATTCTGCGTGAGCATGGTTTGGGTTCGTTAACGGGCGGAGGAGCAGAAATTTTTGATCCTGTGATTCGTGATAAGATTTGTCGTGGGAAGGAGACGGCTGAAGAATGGTTGGAGGTGCATCGTATTTGGCATGAAATGGAGGGGCGCAGTACGTGTACGATGTTATATGGTCATGTGGAAAATAAAAAGCAGCGTGTTGATCATTTACATCGACTGCGTCGACTTCAAGATGAAACGGGCGGGTTTACAGGATTTATTCCATTGCCTTTTCAACCTGAGGATAATGAGTTGTCGTATGTGCAAAAAACTTCAGGTTACGAAGATCTGAAAAATTTGGCGGTGTGTCGTCTTTATTTGGATAATATTCCGCATGTCACGGCTTATTGGATTGGGTTTGGCGTTTCTTTAGCGCAAGTGGCATTAAGTTATGGGGCTGATGATTTGCATGGAACCATTATGGAAGAAAAAATTTTTCATATGGCTGGTGCGTCGAGTCCCCAGGCATTGACGGAAAGTAAATTAAGGCAATTGATTCAAGAAACGGGTCGAGAGCCGCGTCAACGCGATAGTTTTTATCGGTTAGTGGGAAGGGAACCGAACAAAGAAGTTGTTGCCGCGTGA
- the ubiA gene encoding putative 4-hydroxybenzoate polyprenyltransferase, with protein sequence MLQKVKNILSFVRFSHTVFALPFALVAMLVAANGLPAFSVIIWILVCLVSARTAAMAFNRCADWEWDKQNPRTEGRHRLVSKRWARVLVCSALLIFVFGTWRLNLLCLLLSPVAVFLIFFYSLTKRFTAFSHFFLGLALATAPMGAWAGVTGSLLTWQPWILSLAVLLWVFGFDLIYATQDTVFDKKAGLYSFPVRYGNLAAFRLAQFLHGLAWATLAGFGLLSDLGWRYWIGWSLIGMALWFEHSLARSGDVKKINLAFFQVNAFVGCVLLLSVIFELWKS encoded by the coding sequence GTGCTTCAAAAAGTAAAAAACATCCTCAGCTTTGTTCGTTTTTCGCACACTGTTTTTGCTTTGCCTTTTGCTTTGGTGGCAATGTTGGTGGCAGCAAATGGATTGCCAGCATTTTCGGTTATTATTTGGATTTTAGTGTGCTTGGTTTCTGCTCGAACAGCAGCGATGGCTTTTAATCGGTGCGCAGATTGGGAGTGGGATAAACAGAATCCTCGCACGGAAGGGAGACATCGCTTGGTTTCAAAACGATGGGCGCGGGTATTGGTCTGTAGCGCATTGTTGATTTTTGTTTTCGGAACTTGGCGATTGAATTTATTATGTCTTTTACTTTCGCCTGTGGCAGTTTTTTTGATTTTTTTTTATTCGTTAACCAAACGTTTTACGGCTTTTTCTCATTTTTTTTTAGGCTTAGCTCTTGCGACTGCTCCGATGGGGGCTTGGGCAGGTGTGACGGGTTCTTTATTAACTTGGCAGCCTTGGATTTTGTCTTTGGCCGTTTTGTTGTGGGTTTTTGGCTTTGATTTGATTTATGCCACCCAGGACACGGTTTTTGATAAAAAGGCGGGACTTTATTCTTTTCCCGTGCGTTATGGTAATCTAGCTGCGTTTCGATTGGCTCAATTTTTGCATGGGTTAGCTTGGGCCACTCTTGCGGGTTTCGGTTTGCTTTCTGACTTGGGTTGGAGATATTGGATAGGATGGAGTTTGATCGGTATGGCTTTATGGTTTGAACATAGTTTGGCACGTAGTGGCGATGTGAAAAAAATTAATTTAGCTTTTTTTCAAGTCAACGCGTTCGTGGGTTGTGTTTTATTGTTGAGCGTTATTTTTGAATTATGGAAAAGTTGA
- a CDS encoding proline--tRNA ligase produces MRWSQLLIPTLREAPADAEIASHRLLLRAGLARKLAGGIYTFLPLGLRVLRKIETITREEMNRAGAQELLMPALQPVELWKRGPRYVAAKPVMFRAQGFEEKKEEESELVLGPTHEEVITDLVATNLNSYRHLPKTFYQIQTKFRNEIRPRFGLMRAKEFSMKDAYSFDATDEAATVSYQKMYQAYERIFARIGLKAMVVEADTGVMGGSFSHEFSVPCSVGESEIVFTEDASYAAAIEKAVSLAHPRDNPTQSLSLEKFATPDVVTIEDLTQKHAVAARDQIKTLVYLCDEKLNIFLIRGDHSLNEAKVGALGFNEYRPATAQEIQQALGANPGSLGATGNIKKQIHQIFADETLQNQKGMVTGANEDGFHLKNVDVVRDISVDRFCSLRTVLEGEKSLEGKPLAIQRAIEVGHVFKLGTKYSEALGANFLDAQGKSQLMVMGCYGIGVTRSLQAVIEQNHDDNGILWPTAIAPFPVVITLLDQTLLADAEILQKELSNHGIDSLLDDRDERPGIKFKDADLVGFPIRITVGEKSKKAGGVEMKLRHQKESKILSLTETVAWAADYLKEK; encoded by the coding sequence ATGCGTTGGTCACAACTCCTTATTCCCACCTTGCGTGAAGCTCCGGCGGATGCCGAAATTGCAAGCCATCGTTTACTTTTGCGCGCAGGCTTAGCGCGAAAGTTAGCGGGTGGCATTTATACCTTTTTGCCATTAGGACTTCGCGTGTTAAGAAAAATTGAAACCATTACCCGCGAAGAAATGAATCGCGCTGGCGCTCAAGAATTGCTCATGCCGGCTTTGCAACCTGTAGAACTTTGGAAGCGTGGCCCACGCTATGTCGCGGCAAAACCGGTCATGTTTCGCGCACAAGGTTTCGAAGAAAAAAAAGAGGAGGAATCCGAATTGGTCTTGGGCCCAACTCATGAAGAAGTCATTACCGATCTCGTTGCCACCAACCTCAATTCTTACCGTCATTTGCCTAAAACGTTTTACCAAATCCAAACCAAGTTTCGTAATGAAATTCGTCCCCGCTTTGGTTTGATGCGCGCTAAAGAGTTCAGCATGAAAGATGCTTATAGTTTTGATGCCACGGACGAGGCGGCCACGGTTTCCTATCAAAAAATGTATCAAGCTTATGAACGAATTTTTGCCCGCATAGGGCTAAAAGCGATGGTGGTGGAAGCTGACACAGGCGTCATGGGAGGAAGTTTTTCGCACGAATTTTCCGTCCCTTGCTCTGTTGGCGAAAGTGAAATTGTTTTTACTGAAGACGCTTCCTATGCAGCGGCTATTGAAAAAGCAGTCAGCCTGGCCCACCCTCGCGATAATCCCACGCAATCTTTATCTCTCGAAAAATTCGCAACTCCCGATGTTGTAACGATTGAAGATTTAACTCAAAAACATGCCGTCGCAGCTCGTGATCAAATCAAAACTTTAGTTTATCTTTGTGATGAAAAATTAAATATTTTCTTAATTCGTGGTGATCATTCTTTGAATGAAGCCAAAGTTGGCGCACTTGGTTTCAATGAATACCGACCTGCGACCGCCCAAGAAATTCAACAAGCGCTAGGCGCTAATCCGGGAAGTTTAGGTGCAACGGGCAATATCAAAAAACAAATTCATCAAATTTTTGCTGATGAAACGCTTCAAAACCAAAAAGGCATGGTCACGGGCGCTAATGAAGATGGATTTCATCTCAAAAATGTCGACGTTGTTCGTGATATTTCTGTAGATCGTTTTTGCTCTCTAAGAACTGTCCTTGAAGGCGAAAAATCTTTGGAAGGAAAACCATTAGCTATTCAACGCGCTATTGAAGTCGGCCACGTTTTTAAACTCGGAACAAAATATAGCGAAGCGCTTGGCGCTAACTTTTTAGATGCTCAAGGAAAAAGTCAACTCATGGTCATGGGTTGCTACGGAATCGGTGTCACACGCTCTTTGCAGGCTGTGATTGAACAAAATCATGACGATAATGGCATCCTTTGGCCTACCGCTATCGCGCCTTTTCCCGTTGTTATTACGCTATTAGACCAAACCTTACTCGCTGATGCAGAAATTTTACAAAAAGAATTAAGCAATCACGGTATTGATTCCTTATTAGATGACCGAGATGAAAGACCTGGAATTAAATTTAAAGATGCCGATTTAGTCGGATTTCCCATTCGGATAACTGTTGGAGAAAAATCCAAAAAAGCAGGCGGTGTCGAAATGAAACTGCGCCACCAAAAAGAAAGCAAAATTCTTTCTCTAACCGAAACTGTTGCTTGGGCTGCTGATTATTTAAAAGAAAAATAA
- the serS gene encoding serine--tRNA ligase — protein sequence MLDIKKVREQGNEVKQALARRNASYLSFIEEWLGVDAKWREALGRVETLKAQKNKLAKEIGNRKSRGENADELFSESKAIADSIDAIENESRELEIDAYQKALFIPNIPHDSVPEGSSAEQNVVVKEWGDSKVVEVKSQISNFKTHVELGEKLGILDFEAGSKISGSGFVVYRKAGAKLERALIQFLLDLHTSEHRYQEVSPPFLIHRKSMIGTGQLPKFEEDMYGTGQSGEDLFLAPTAEVPVTNLHRDELLKDADLPIYYAAYTPCFRKEAGSSGRETRGLIRMHQFDKVELVKIVKPENSYEELEKLRENAERVLELLGLPYRTLLLCAGDMGFGAAKCYDIEVWAPGENRYLEVSSCSNFEDFQARRMALRFKDSIGKNRFCHTLNGSGTALARLVVALLEVYQQKNGTIVLPEILIPYLGGKRTISLNGELS from the coding sequence ATGTTAGATATCAAAAAAGTTCGTGAGCAGGGGAATGAAGTGAAACAGGCTTTAGCTCGTCGAAACGCTTCTTATTTGTCTTTCATTGAAGAGTGGTTGGGGGTGGATGCGAAGTGGCGCGAAGCCTTAGGAAGGGTGGAAACACTAAAGGCTCAGAAAAATAAATTGGCCAAAGAAATTGGTAATCGCAAGTCGCGCGGTGAAAATGCGGATGAGCTGTTTTCGGAATCAAAAGCGATTGCAGATTCGATTGATGCTATTGAAAATGAGAGTCGAGAACTAGAAATTGACGCTTATCAAAAAGCGCTTTTTATTCCCAATATTCCTCACGATTCAGTGCCAGAGGGTTCAAGTGCAGAACAAAACGTTGTCGTAAAAGAGTGGGGTGACTCAAAAGTGGTAGAGGTAAAATCTCAAATTTCAAATTTTAAAACACACGTCGAATTAGGAGAAAAGCTGGGGATTTTGGATTTTGAGGCGGGTAGTAAAATTTCCGGGAGTGGTTTTGTGGTGTATCGCAAGGCGGGCGCAAAATTAGAAAGAGCGCTTATTCAATTTTTATTGGATTTGCACACTTCAGAGCATCGCTATCAAGAAGTTTCTCCACCATTTTTGATTCATCGCAAGAGTATGATTGGGACAGGGCAGTTGCCAAAATTTGAGGAGGATATGTATGGCACGGGTCAATCGGGTGAGGATCTTTTTTTGGCGCCGACAGCGGAAGTGCCCGTAACGAATTTGCATCGAGACGAATTGTTAAAAGACGCAGACTTGCCGATTTATTACGCAGCTTATACACCTTGTTTTCGTAAAGAGGCCGGAAGTTCAGGTCGCGAAACAAGAGGCCTGATTCGAATGCACCAATTCGATAAGGTGGAATTGGTCAAAATCGTTAAACCTGAAAATTCTTATGAAGAATTGGAGAAGTTGCGAGAGAATGCGGAACGGGTTTTGGAGTTATTGGGGTTGCCTTATCGCACACTTTTATTGTGTGCGGGCGATATGGGTTTTGGAGCAGCGAAATGTTACGATATTGAGGTTTGGGCGCCTGGCGAAAATCGATATTTAGAAGTTTCTTCCTGTAGCAACTTTGAAGATTTTCAAGCTCGTCGTATGGCACTTCGTTTTAAAGATAGTATAGGTAAAAATCGTTTTTGTCATACGCTTAACGGTTCTGGAACTGCTTTGGCGCGTTTGGTTGTCGCTCTATTGGAAGTTTATCAACAGAAAAATGGGACGATCGTTTTACCGGAAATTTTGATTCCTTATTTAGGAGGCAAGCGGACGATTAGTTTAAATGGGGAATTGAGTTAA